A genomic stretch from Komagataeibacter xylinus includes:
- a CDS encoding efflux transporter outer membrane subunit encodes MRNRLARAARMGSVAVAVGLVAGCSPFRTHAPPSHVTVPRQFTQAGMAGAQAPTDLTRWWEAWHDPGLTQAVETALAASPDIRIARDRVLEARAMHTVVRSALYPTVGATGNMMGGDIDWRDADGLPDSNRSADGHLAGITASWEPDLFGGRHADAKAAKDGVKAEEEYFHGVQMVIAADAADSYLRAQGVQRQIALTDRGIATLGQLHAYGQARFASGQATAADVRLIEQKLSEMKARRPLLVARLDLMHRRLAVLSGQTPEGLPAPAAPPAYFVPPAPMGQMPDTVLERRPDVRARRDQVDAALNRLKSAKTDLLPRFGLEFFGGDGRLHFDGIPGLSGTGGLIALTTYLPIFTANRIQARIHAASARLDAAVAGYDKSLLHALAEVEDGYENRLGLDARDVELTQAQAQAGQVAHDLAGLYAGGQRTLGDVLQARMQALDAQAAVLSNQDSRTQATIQLARVLGGGWQEATPVAH; translated from the coding sequence ATGAGGAACAGATTGGCGCGGGCCGCCCGCATGGGAAGTGTTGCGGTGGCCGTGGGGCTTGTGGCGGGGTGCTCGCCCTTCCGCACGCATGCGCCGCCATCCCACGTAACGGTGCCCCGGCAATTCACGCAGGCAGGCATGGCGGGCGCGCAGGCCCCCACTGACCTCACGCGCTGGTGGGAGGCATGGCATGATCCGGGGCTGACGCAGGCGGTCGAGACCGCGCTGGCCGCAAGCCCGGACATCCGCATCGCGCGCGACCGCGTGCTTGAGGCGCGGGCCATGCATACGGTGGTGCGCTCCGCGCTTTACCCCACCGTGGGGGCCACCGGCAACATGATGGGCGGCGACATAGACTGGCGCGATGCCGATGGCCTGCCTGATTCCAATCGCAGTGCGGATGGCCACCTTGCGGGCATCACCGCCTCGTGGGAGCCGGACCTGTTTGGTGGCCGCCATGCCGATGCGAAGGCGGCAAAGGATGGCGTGAAGGCGGAGGAAGAATATTTCCACGGCGTGCAGATGGTCATCGCCGCCGATGCCGCTGACAGTTACCTGCGTGCCCAGGGCGTGCAGCGCCAGATCGCCCTGACCGACCGGGGCATTGCAACCCTGGGGCAGTTGCACGCTTACGGGCAGGCGCGTTTTGCATCAGGGCAGGCGACGGCTGCGGATGTGCGGCTGATCGAGCAGAAACTCTCTGAAATGAAGGCGCGCAGGCCGCTTCTTGTAGCCCGGCTTGACCTCATGCACCGCAGGCTTGCCGTGCTGTCCGGCCAGACGCCGGAGGGGCTGCCGGCACCTGCGGCACCTCCGGCCTATTTCGTGCCGCCCGCCCCCATGGGGCAGATGCCGGACACGGTGCTTGAGCGCAGGCCCGATGTGCGCGCCCGGCGCGATCAGGTGGATGCGGCGCTCAATCGGCTCAAAAGTGCCAAGACGGATCTGCTGCCCCGCTTCGGGCTGGAATTCTTTGGCGGCGACGGACGGCTGCATTTTGATGGCATTCCCGGCCTGTCGGGCACGGGCGGGCTGATTGCGCTGACCACCTACCTGCCCATCTTCACCGCCAACCGCATTCAGGCGCGCATCCATGCTGCCAGCGCCCGGCTTGATGCGGCGGTTGCGGGTTATGACAAAAGCCTGCTGCATGCTTTGGCCGAGGTGGAGGACGGGTATGAAAACCGCCTCGGCCTTGATGCCCGCGATGTGGAACTGACGCAGGCGCAGGCGCAGGCCGGGCAGGTTGCGCATGACCTGGCCGGTCTGTATGCCGGTGGGCAGCGCACGCTTGGCGATGTGCTTCAGGCCCGCATGCAGGCACTCGATGCGCAGGCGGCGGTGCTGTCCAATCAGGACTCGCGCACGCAGGCCACCATTCAACTGGCCCGTGTACTGGGCGGGGGCTGGCAGGAGGCGACGCCGGTCGCGCACTAG
- a CDS encoding gluconate:H+ symporter yields MSVGMALLLAVVAICVVVFLIERCKLNPFLALFLASMLLGFAAGMPATHVVSTFEKGAGQVLGQIASVIALGTMLGKMLEVSGGADRIAMTVVALAGPRRLDWAMMVIGLLVGLSVFFTVGFVVLVPLAFSIARQTKMPILHVALPVTAALSVVQGYMPPHPGTMFALAAYHADIGRLIWMGAVVSLPAAIIAGPLYTRFIVPRLPADAGAQAASMHGASTPRDPASLPGFGITLFTILAPMVLMLAGSATRFMGPQAGAWVQVLRFAGDPNVGLGLAALLSFWTLGLRRGMTREKVLACSNECLGPLAGLLLMIGAGGGFGAELMDSGISDAIARAAVGMHVPLLVLAWGLAAGMRVAVGSATVAMSTTAGIVAPIMTHGSTISPELVVLATGAGAVMFGPMNDSGFWQVRDALGLTVPQTLRTWSVLETLIGMVGLAMCVLLQACGL; encoded by the coding sequence ATGTCGGTCGGAATGGCCCTGCTGCTGGCTGTTGTGGCCATATGCGTTGTTGTTTTCCTCATTGAGCGGTGCAAGCTCAATCCGTTCCTGGCGCTGTTCCTTGCCTCCATGCTGCTCGGCTTTGCCGCCGGCATGCCCGCAACCCATGTGGTGAGCACGTTCGAGAAGGGGGCAGGGCAGGTGCTGGGCCAGATCGCCTCGGTCATTGCCCTGGGCACCATGCTGGGCAAGATGCTTGAGGTGTCAGGCGGGGCGGACCGCATTGCCATGACCGTGGTAGCGCTGGCCGGGCCCAGGCGGCTGGACTGGGCCATGATGGTGATCGGGCTGCTGGTCGGGCTGTCGGTGTTCTTTACGGTGGGCTTTGTGGTGCTGGTGCCGCTGGCCTTTTCCATCGCGCGGCAGACAAAAATGCCCATCCTGCACGTGGCCCTGCCGGTTACGGCGGCCCTTTCGGTGGTGCAGGGCTACATGCCGCCTCATCCCGGCACCATGTTCGCGCTGGCGGCCTACCATGCCGATATTGGCCGCCTGATCTGGATGGGTGCTGTGGTCAGCCTGCCTGCCGCCATCATTGCCGGCCCGCTCTATACCCGCTTCATCGTGCCCCGCCTGCCGGCTGATGCCGGGGCACAGGCGGCCAGCATGCACGGCGCCAGTACGCCGCGCGATCCTGCCAGCCTGCCGGGTTTTGGCATTACCCTCTTTACCATTCTCGCTCCCATGGTGCTGATGCTGGCGGGCTCCGCCACGCGCTTCATGGGGCCGCAGGCGGGTGCATGGGTGCAGGTGCTGCGCTTTGCGGGCGACCCGAATGTGGGGCTGGGGCTGGCGGCGCTGCTGTCATTCTGGACGCTGGGGCTGCGGCGCGGCATGACGCGCGAGAAGGTGCTGGCGTGCTCCAATGAATGTCTTGGCCCGCTGGCGGGGCTGTTGCTCATGATCGGGGCGGGTGGCGGTTTTGGCGCGGAACTGATGGATAGCGGCATATCCGACGCCATTGCCCGTGCGGCGGTCGGCATGCACGTGCCGCTGCTTGTGCTGGCCTGGGGGCTGGCCGCGGGCATGCGGGTGGCCGTAGGGTCGGCTACGGTAGCTATGAGCACCACGGCGGGCATCGTGGCCCCCATCATGACACATGGCAGCACGATCTCGCCCGAGCTTGTGGTGCTGGCTACCGGGGCAGGGGCAGTGATGTTCGGGCCGATGAATGATTCCGGCTTCTGGCAGGTGCGCGATGCGCTGGGACTGACCGTGCCGCAGACCCTGCGCACATGGTCCGTGCTGGAAACGCTGATTGGTATGGTGGGGCTTGCGATGTGCGTGCTGCTGCAGGCCTGTGGCCTGTGA
- a CDS encoding paraquat-inducible protein A → MSTSFSSRQMRCDDAGIGPVPHIRIIGGLSECPGCGLYQRLPELAPGQQALCTRCGQKLARRRRTAPLATPLAFCISSAAFYLAALASSLMTLDVYGRQRTVDLLTGPMELMHEGWGEAGILVGAVTVLAPAVAIGFMFAILYAAARPQLPDWGPRILVWYDKLRPWSMVEVYILGIFVAYTKLTDMAHVDVGPAVYLIGALMLTMAATDSTLDTEMIWQHRRIDSLTRAEGGGRVVVDYAHVDDIGMPPVDHLVACSSCGLVGELAHPVSNLRCVGVCPRCEHKVWRRLPQTLTRTTAFLIAAVVFYIPANLYPVMTFTRMGGGGGHTIIEGALELWADGMIPLALLVFFASITVPMLKIASLGWMIIQTWRGARGHLVARTRLFRVVDMVGRWSMIDVFMISILVAVVRFNFMASVTANAGMVAFAAVVILTLLAAWSFDPRIMWDAAGRNGPVTDGLPPGVVAAVDQGGPASSLSPAETRPASMEPDLA, encoded by the coding sequence ATGAGTACGTCATTTTCCTCCCGGCAGATGCGCTGTGATGATGCGGGCATCGGCCCCGTGCCCCATATCCGCATTATTGGCGGCCTGTCGGAATGTCCCGGCTGCGGGCTGTACCAGCGCCTGCCCGAGCTCGCGCCCGGCCAGCAGGCCCTGTGCACGCGCTGCGGGCAGAAGCTCGCGCGCAGGCGGCGCACGGCACCGCTGGCAACGCCGCTGGCCTTCTGCATCAGCTCGGCGGCGTTCTATCTCGCAGCCCTCGCCTCATCGCTCATGACGCTGGATGTGTATGGCAGGCAGCGCACCGTGGACCTGCTGACCGGGCCGATGGAACTCATGCATGAAGGCTGGGGCGAGGCCGGGATTCTGGTGGGAGCGGTAACCGTGCTGGCACCCGCGGTGGCGATCGGGTTCATGTTTGCCATCCTGTATGCCGCCGCCCGTCCGCAACTGCCTGACTGGGGGCCGCGCATTCTGGTGTGGTATGACAAGCTGCGGCCGTGGTCGATGGTCGAGGTCTATATTCTGGGCATCTTCGTGGCCTACACCAAGCTGACCGACATGGCGCATGTCGATGTCGGCCCTGCGGTGTATCTGATCGGCGCGCTGATGCTGACCATGGCGGCCACTGATTCGACGCTCGATACCGAAATGATCTGGCAGCACCGCCGCATCGATTCGCTCACCCGCGCCGAAGGCGGCGGCAGGGTAGTGGTGGATTACGCACATGTGGATGACATCGGCATGCCGCCGGTCGATCATCTGGTGGCGTGCAGCTCATGCGGGCTGGTGGGGGAACTGGCGCACCCGGTCTCGAACCTGCGCTGCGTGGGGGTTTGTCCGCGCTGTGAGCACAAGGTATGGCGCCGCCTGCCGCAAACACTTACCCGCACCACCGCCTTCCTCATCGCGGCGGTCGTGTTCTATATTCCGGCCAATCTCTACCCGGTCATGACGTTCACGCGCATGGGCGGCGGGGGCGGGCACACCATCATCGAAGGCGCGCTCGAACTGTGGGCCGATGGCATGATCCCGCTGGCGCTGCTGGTGTTCTTTGCCTCCATCACCGTGCCCATGCTCAAGATCGCGAGCCTTGGGTGGATGATCATCCAGACATGGCGCGGCGCGCGCGGGCACCTCGTGGCGCGCACGCGGCTGTTCAGGGTGGTTGATATGGTGGGCCGGTGGTCGATGATCGATGTGTTCATGATCTCGATCCTGGTGGCGGTGGTGCGATTCAATTTCATGGCCAGTGTCACGGCCAATGCCGGGATGGTGGCGTTTGCCGCCGTCGTGATCCTGACACTGCTGGCCGCCTGGAGCTTCGACCCGCGCATCATGTGGGATGCAGCGGGGCGCAACGGCCCGGTGACCGATGGCCTGCCGCCGGGCGTGGTGGCGGCGGTTGACCAAGGCGGCCCGGCCTCTTCCCTTTCGCCGGCGGAAACACGCCCGGCCAGCATGGAGCCAGATCTGGCGTGA